TGTACGCCCGCACCGACATGGATTTCGCCCGCGCCTACGACCACTGGTTCCACCTGATCCAGCCCGCTCCCCTGCCCGAGGCCATGATCGGCGGCGCAGCGCTGGCGTACCTGCACGCCAAGCTCGGCGGCTGGGGCGCGGGTGGCCTGGGTCACATCGAGCCCGAGGCGCTGGCCGAATACGAACGCTGCTTCTGCCGGCCTGAGGCCATCCACAGCGCCTGCGAGGACTACCGCGCCAGCGCCGACATCGACCTGGAACACGACCGGCTGGGCCGCGAGCGCGGTGAACAGATCGCCTGCGACACCCTGGTGCTCTGGGGCGCCAAGGGCGTGGTGCAGCGCTTTTTTGATCCGCTGGCGCTCTGGCAGGCGCGCTGCGCGGCGAGCGTCAGCGGGCAGGCTCTGCCGGCGGGCCATTTCATTCCCGAAGAGCTGCCCACCGAGACCGCCGCGGCCCTCGCCGGGTTCATGCGGCTCTGAACGCTCAGGTCGGGAGGATGTGCGCGTCCAGCCCGCGCCGCGGCGCCGGCCCGACCGCTGGCGCGTAGCCCAGGCGCGTCCACATCTGCACCGTCTGGCCCGATGAAGAGGCATCCAGCAGGCGGTGGATCGCCGCATAGGACCCGGCCTGCTCGGGGTATTCCTGCAGGGCCTGCTGCAAAGGGTGCATGGACAGGCCCGCGGCCGTGGCGGCGAGCTGCGCACGCACGTAGGCACGGCCCGCGTTCACCTGCGTCGCGCGGTCATTGCCCTGGGTCAGCATCCAGAAAAACGCCGGGGTCGCGGCGATCTTCGCGTTGAAGTCCTCGATCTGGCGTGTGGTGGCGGCGTCCCCCGGCGCCGGTGCCCGGCTGCGGTCGAACAGGCCCACGGCGCTCAGCGCGCGCACCAGCGGATCGTTGAGCGAGAGGCCATCGCGGTGCTCGGCGATCTCCTTCGGCCCGATGCGCAGCACCCGCAGCGATTCGAGCATGGTGCGCGGCGTTTCCAGCTCGATGCGCCAGGCCTCCATGGCAATGCGGCGGTGCTGCGCCAGCGCCTCGGCCTGCGCCGCCCCCACGAACCCGGCGCGCACCGCATGGGGCGCGAGGCTGGCGGCGATAGCCTGCAGCGCCGCCGGGTCGGGCTCGCGCGCCTCGTAGGCTTCGCGGTTGGTGTGGCGCTGGAACACCGCCGCAAACAGCGGGTCGGGCTGCAACGAGGCGTCGGGCCGCAATCGGATGTGGGCCGTGGGTCGAGCGTCCAGCGCCTGCGGGCCGAAGGCGCCCTGCGGGAACAGCGTGATCTCGGCACGCAGACCGCGCTGGCGCGCGGCCAGATCCAGCAGTTCCAGGAAAGTGCCCTGGCTCATCATCATCTGGCGCGAGAACGGATCGGTCTCGGGCAGCAGGCGGCTGCGGTCGATGAACAAGGTGATCGCGTCCGGCTCGCGCAGGTCCACCAGCCAGGACTGCAGGTTGTGCGAATGCGGCGCCAGGATGGCGTGGGCCAGCACCCAGCGGCGCGGGTCGGGCTCGTTGCCCGGCCCCTGCCAGGCGGCGATGGCCTCGGGCGGCAATGCGCTGCTGCAGGCCGCCAGGCCGCCCGCGGTGGCGGCCACCACCACGCCGCCACCGGCGATGCGCAAGAAAAGTCGGCGTTGCATGGCGGGCTCCTGTGGGTGGGCGGTCGCGAGGCATCAGGCCGGCGTGGACACAGTGTGCACCCGGGGCTCGGCGACCGCGGGCAGCATGCGCAAATCCTGCAGGGTGTGCGCCAACGCCTGCGGCCAAGGCGTGTGGGGTTCGCTGCCGATCAGCGCCAGCAGGCGGCGGTTGTCCAGCCGGTACGGCCGGTTCCAGAGGTAACGCAGCGCCACCAGCGTGCCCCAGCTCGGCACCAGGGGCCCCAGCAGGGAGAGCAAGGGCCACGGCATGCCACCCACGCGCAGCGGCGCGCCCTCGCGCAACCAGCCCTGCTGCCGGGCCAGCGGCTGCAGGGCATCGACCCAGTCCTGACCCGAGAGGTCGTGGCCACTGAAATGCAGCGATTCGAACGGTGCCATTGCCGCGCGCACGCCGGCCACCGCCACGAACGTTCGGGCCAGGTCGGGCAGGTAGGCCCAAGGCGTGCGCACGTCCAGAGGCCCGGGGAACACCAGCTTGCCGCGCCGCAGGCCGGTGAGCATGGCCAGGTCGAGCCAGGTGCCGCGCCCCTGGCCATAGAAGTTGCCGGCGCGCACGATCACCGCGCGCAACTGGCCCTGGCGGGTGGCCTGCTCCAGCCGCGCTTCCATGTCGGTGCGGATGCGGCCCATGGCCATGCTGGGACGCTGCGGGGAGTCTTCAAGCAGCACGGCCGGCATGGCCTCGCCATGGTTGTACACATTGCCGGGCAGCATGATCGTGGCCCCCAGCGCCTGCGCCACCGCCATGCCGGACCGCAGCAGCGGCCAGGCTTCGCGCGCCCAGGCCTGGCGCGTGTAGTGGTTGGGGTTGAGCGCATGCACCACCACCGAGGCGCCGCCGCCGCGACGCACCTGCGCGACCAGCGCCTCGACCGCCTCCGGGGTGTCCAGCGCCTGCGCCAGCCACCTGACGCCGGGCACCTCGGGGGCCATGGCGCCAGGCCGCATCTGGGCCAGCACGCGCCAGCCGCCGCGCGCAAACGCCTGGGCCGCGGCCAGGCCGAAGCGGCCACGGCCACCGAGGATCAGCACCGTCTCGGCGGCGTGTGAAGAAGGCAGATCGTGCATGAGAGGACTCCATGGGGCACCGACCACCGGCACCATGGGACCGATTGTGGAAACATCCACCCCCATACACAATGGCCCGAAACCGAACACCAGACATACACATATGCATACCGGAGACTTCAACTGGACCTTGATCCGCTCGTTTCTGGCAGCGCTCGACCACGGCAGCCTGATGGCGGCCGCGCGCGCCCTGGCCACCAGCCAGCCCACGGTGGGCCGCCACATCGGGGAGCTCGAAACGCAGCTGGGTGTGGTGCTGTTCGAGCGCACCGGCCGCGGCCTGCTGCCCACCGCCCACGCGCTGCGGCTGGCCGACGCGGCACGCGCCATGTCGGTCGCGGCCGACCAGCTCGCGCGCCAGGCCTCGGGCGCGCAGGCCGACCCGCGGGGCTCGGTGCGCATCAGCGCCAGCCAGCCCGTCACCTGCGTGCTGTTGCCGCCGGTGCTGCTGCAGATGCGCCAGGCGCTGCCCGACATCCAGATCGAGCTGGTGTCGAGCAACGCGGTGAGCAACCTGCTGCAACGCGAGGCCGACATCGCGCTGCGCATGGTGCGACCCGACCAGGGTTCGCTGGTGACCAGGCGTGTCGGGCAGGTCGCCATCGGCGCCTATGCGCACCGGGACTACCTGCGCCGGTGCGGCACGCCACGGGTGCCCGAGGACCTGCTGACCCACGACCTGGTCGGCTACGACCGCAACACCGACATCGTGCAGGGCTTCGCCCGCATGGGCTACCCGATCGAGCGCGAACGCTTCGCGGTGCGCACCGACGACCTCAACGCC
This Hydrogenophaga taeniospiralis DNA region includes the following protein-coding sequences:
- a CDS encoding LysR family transcriptional regulator, whose amino-acid sequence is MHTGDFNWTLIRSFLAALDHGSLMAAARALATSQPTVGRHIGELETQLGVVLFERTGRGLLPTAHALRLADAARAMSVAADQLARQASGAQADPRGSVRISASQPVTCVLLPPVLLQMRQALPDIQIELVSSNAVSNLLQREADIALRMVRPDQGSLVTRRVGQVAIGAYAHRDYLRRCGTPRVPEDLLTHDLVGYDRNTDIVQGFARMGYPIERERFAVRTDDLNAYQAAVDAGLGVGFLARYVARQNPDLVPLLPMLPIPPLPVWLAVHREIRSNPRIRAVWDFLARALPQALS
- a CDS encoding alpha/beta fold hydrolase, translating into MTDTPWFDGFERREIRLGTAGAPRHVTLRVGGQALGPVLVLLHGFPQTHVMWQRVAQRLRGAYRLVMPDLRGYGDSPAPADAPRHEQASKRAMASDVVAALDALGVDRFFLCGHDRGGRVAHRLALDFPQRVLKLGVIDIAPTLDMYARTDMDFARAYDHWFHLIQPAPLPEAMIGGAALAYLHAKLGGWGAGGLGHIEPEALAEYERCFCRPEAIHSACEDYRASADIDLEHDRLGRERGEQIACDTLVLWGAKGVVQRFFDPLALWQARCAASVSGQALPAGHFIPEELPTETAAALAGFMRL
- a CDS encoding NAD-dependent epimerase/dehydratase family protein, which produces MHDLPSSHAAETVLILGGRGRFGLAAAQAFARGGWRVLAQMRPGAMAPEVPGVRWLAQALDTPEAVEALVAQVRRGGGASVVVHALNPNHYTRQAWAREAWPLLRSGMAVAQALGATIMLPGNVYNHGEAMPAVLLEDSPQRPSMAMGRIRTDMEARLEQATRQGQLRAVIVRAGNFYGQGRGTWLDLAMLTGLRRGKLVFPGPLDVRTPWAYLPDLARTFVAVAGVRAAMAPFESLHFSGHDLSGQDWVDALQPLARQQGWLREGAPLRVGGMPWPLLSLLGPLVPSWGTLVALRYLWNRPYRLDNRRLLALIGSEPHTPWPQALAHTLQDLRMLPAVAEPRVHTVSTPA
- a CDS encoding Acg family FMN-binding oxidoreductase → MQRRLFLRIAGGGVVVAATAGGLAACSSALPPEAIAAWQGPGNEPDPRRWVLAHAILAPHSHNLQSWLVDLREPDAITLFIDRSRLLPETDPFSRQMMMSQGTFLELLDLAARQRGLRAEITLFPQGAFGPQALDARPTAHIRLRPDASLQPDPLFAAVFQRHTNREAYEAREPDPAALQAIAASLAPHAVRAGFVGAAQAEALAQHRRIAMEAWRIELETPRTMLESLRVLRIGPKEIAEHRDGLSLNDPLVRALSAVGLFDRSRAPAPGDAATTRQIEDFNAKIAATPAFFWMLTQGNDRATQVNAGRAYVRAQLAATAAGLSMHPLQQALQEYPEQAGSYAAIHRLLDASSSGQTVQMWTRLGYAPAVGPAPRRGLDAHILPT